The following proteins are encoded in a genomic region of Glycine soja cultivar W05 chromosome 17, ASM419377v2, whole genome shotgun sequence:
- the LOC114392994 gene encoding probable WRKY transcription factor 7, translated as MAVSDGNTIAVKEAASAGIHNVEKLVNMILNQHNEGGSELEAVADVAVNRFREVISLLEKPITRTTGHARFRRAPTTVPPVPVVQLQQMVDDDSKHKLQNKTEQKQKQSTSAFKVYCPPPSPPLPQNQNHHHQQQPFILPLHKNEANGSTTNSHFSTLSGDTESLQRSCLSSGFQISHVSMQGGSFKRKPPLSTNSVKRKCNSTGFPDTKCGSSSVQCHCSKKRKLRLKNVIRVPAISSKTADIPPDEYSWRKYGQKPIKGSPHPRGYYKCTSVRGCPARKHVERAVDDSNMLVVTYEGEHNHSQIASEVANVILESS; from the exons atggCTGTGAGCGATGGCAATACGATTGCGGTGAAGGAAGCAGCTTCTGCGGGGATTCACAACGTAGAGAAACTCGTGAACATGATTTTGAATCAACACAACGAGGGTGGTTCTGAATTGGAGGCAGTTGCTGACGTGGCGGTGAACCGCTTCAGAGAGGTTATTTCGCTGCTTGAGAAACCAATTACCAGAACCACCGGTCACGCTCGTTTCCGAAGGGCCCCTACAACAGTGCCACCTGTCCCTGTTGTTCAGTTGCAGCAAATGGTGGATGATGATTCCAAACACAAACTGCAGAACAAAacagaacaaaaacaaaaacaaagtacCTCTGCTTTTAAGGTTTATTGTCcccctccttctcctcctctgcctcaaaatcaaaatcaccaccaccaacaacaacCTTTCATTCTTCCTCTGCATAAGAATGAAGCAAATGGTTCTACTACCAACTCCCATTTTTCTACGTTATCCGGGGACACTGAGAGTTTGCAACGGTCATGTCTCTCTTCGGGGTTTCAAATTTCTCACGTGTCAATGCAAGGGGGTTCCTTTAAGCGTAAACCTCCACTTTCTACAAATTCTGTGAAGAGGAAGTGCAATTCAACGGGTTTTCCTGATACCAAGTGTGGATCGTCCTCTGTGCAGTGCCATTGCTCCAAGAAAAG GAAATTGAGGTTGAAGAATGTGATTAGAGTGCCGGCAATTAGTTCCAAGACTGCTGATATTCCACCCGATGAGTATTCGTGGAGAAAATATGGACAGAAACCAATAAAAGGTTCACCACACCCAAG AGGTTATTACAAGTGCACCAGCGTGAGAGGCTGCCCAGCACGCAAACACGTGGAGCGTGCTGTGGACGATTCCAACATGCTCGTTGTCACCTACGAAGGAGAACATAATCACTCGCAAATCGCTTCTGAGGTGGCAAATGTTATCCTTGAATCATCTTAG